The sequence TGGGGGCCTCTCCCGCTCCTCCCCAGGCCCTGGGGGCAGCAGGGAGGACGCTGAATTGCAGATGGTCCACTTTCTGCCGCAGCCCAGCCAGGGATCGTCAAAGGACTGGGGAGGGAGGTACTGGCCAGCCAAGtggagaaaatggagaagaaCAGAAATGGGCTGGCCCCGGGTCTGGGCTGACCCCTGATATCAGGCTGAACTGAGCTCTGATCCCACACCGAACCCCAGCCCTCGGCTGAGCCCTAGCACTGATGGTACCCCAAGTCTGGGCTGAGCTCCCACTTCTCACTGAACCCCAATTCCAACCAACCCCTGATCCCAGGCTGAACCTGATCTAGAATTGAACTTCAACCTGGATCTGTTTGTCTGGTGGAAACATAGACAGGGCAGGGGTGGTGAGGATGGGTGCTCTCCAGACCTGTCCCTCTCCCCCTCTGCGGTCCCCCTCAGCAGGCAGAATGCTGGACCTCTATCCCAGGCAGCATTTGCCACATTccagtggttttttgtttgtttgttttgttttgttttgagacaggatctcattctgtcccccaagctggagtgcagtggcatgatcatagctcaccgcagcctcgaactcctgtacccaagcaatcctcccagctcctacctcggcctcctcagtagctgggactacagatgcataccaccattcctggctaatttttgtgtgttttatagagatggggtttcaccatgttgtccagggtggtctcaaactccaggactcaagcgattcacccacctcagcttctcaaagagctaagattacaggcgtgagcagtTGTACCCAGCCTCTtcccattgtttttttgtttgtttgtttgttttttgagatggagtcgccgTCTGTtacccaggtttgagtgcagtggtgcgatctcagctcactgcaatctctgcctcctgggttcaagcagttctcctgcctcagtctcttgagtagctgggattacaggagtccaccaccacaccagttttttttttgttttttttttcagcagagacggggtttccccatgttggccaggctggtcttgaactactgacctcaagtgatcctcccgcctcggcctcccaaagttccttCCAGTGGTTCTTAAGCTTCCCCCACCTCATGGAGCTCTTTCCCTGTTTCCTTGGGGGCAGATATGATGCTTTGGCCTCTAGAAAAATCCCCACAGCTCTGGGGTGGAGAGCTGCCCACGTCTTTATTCAGATCTATCTGCACCCACCCTGCAACTGGCTCTTTCTGggacctgcctcagtttccccattgttCTCTGATTCACCAGGAATGTTCTCAGCGAGCCAACAACGGGAGGTTCACCTTGCGGGACCTACTGATGGTGCCTATGCAGCGAGTTCTCAAATATCACCTTCTTCTCCAGGTGCCGGGCCCATCCCTGAGGCGTTGGATCCACGCATCTACTCTCCTGTGTCTATAAAAGTGGGGACGGGGTTGGCTTCTGGGGGTTGGGTCTCTAGGACACTCGGGGATGGGTCACTGGggtcatgtctcagcctccagggcCACCAGTACAAGGGAGGAGCTGGTGAGCTAGCATTGTTTGGAAGGCCCTCCCcccagggagaaggggaggggccAGGTGACGTCTGACGTCTTGGTTCTCGCAGGAGCTGGTGAAACACACGCAGGAGGCTATAGAGAAGGAGAACCTGCGGCTGGCCCTGGATGCCATGAGGGTGAGTGGGTGTGGGGTGATGGTCACTCACCTGCTGCAGACACTCTCCTGGTGGAGGCTGATCCTCTAGCTGGGGTTAGGTAGGAGCCTGGGTCGGCTGTTGGGGGGCCAGGTTCACCCCTGTCCCTTCCCCAGGACCTGGCTCAGTGCGTGAACGAGGTCAAGCGAGACAACGAGACACTGCGGCAGATCACCAATTTCCAGCTCTCCATTGAGAACCTGGTGAGGTGGTGGAGCCGGGTGGGCCAGGGGTGTGGCCACGTGGGGAGGGTGTCTGGCTCCTTTCTTGGGAGACCCTTGCTAGACGCCCCTGCCTGCTGCATAGGACCAGTCTCTGGCTCACTATGGCCGGCCCAAGATCGACGGGGAGCTCAAGATCACCTCGGTGGAACGGCGCTCCAAGATGGACAGGTGAGTGGAGTCAGCATGGATCGGGGATGGAGCCTGGGCAAAGGGGTGGGGCCAGGCTCCTAGATGGGCAGGTGGATGGAGTCAACACAGATCTGGGTGGAGCCTGGGCAGGGGCGGGGCCAGGCTTCtagatggataggtgggtggagTCAACATAGATCTGGAGCAGAGCCTGGGCAGGAGTGGGGCCAGGCTCCTAGATGCGCAGGTGCGTGGAGTCAACACAGATCTGGATGGAGCCTGGGTAGGGATAGGGCCAGGTTTCTAGATGGGTGGTTGGGTGGAGTCAACACAGATCTGGGAAAGAGCCTGGATAGGGGCGTGGCCAGACTCCTAGATGGACAGGTGGGTGGAGCCAATGCAGATCTTGGGGGGAGCCTCGGTAGGGGTGGGGCCAGTTCCTATGTAGACTTGTAGGTGGAATTAAGATGAATTTGGGTAGGGACCTGAGTGTGGGTGAGACAAGATTTCTAGACAGACAGGTGGTAGATCCATCCAGACAAGGCAGTGGAACCTTGATGGACAGGCAGGACGGAGCCAACCAGGAATATGGGTGGAGCCAAGACTGACAGGCAGTAGGGCCAACGTGGATCACGTGGGTGAGATCAGGATGGACAGGTGGGCATGACCAAGTTGgccaaggaggaggagaaggtcaGGGTGGGACCAGGATGTGGAGGAACTGGTCAGAGAGCTGGTGGGGACAGTTGGGAAGAGCCAGACAGGAATGCCTTATCCATCCTTCCAGGTATGCCTTCCTGCTCGACAAAGCTCTGCTCATCTGTAAACGCCGGGGAGACTCCTATGACCTCAAGGACTTTGTGAACCTGCACAGCTTCCAGATTCGGGATGACTCTTCAGGAGACCGTGACAACAAGAAGGTGGGGCTTTGACGTCACACAGTCGGCAGCTTAGCCCTCTCCACGTGGGCATACGCCGGTGTTTACCAGACTACATCTACATGGAAGTGTGTGTTAATCCACTCacagtctttttttgttttgttttttgtttttttaagacggagtcttgctctgtcgccaggccagagtgcagtgacacaatctcggctcactgcaacctctgcctcccaggttggttccattctcctggctcagcctcccgagtagctgggactacaggcacgtgccaccacgcctggctaattttttgtatttttagtagagacggggtttctccatgttagccccATGGTCTccttctcctgacctcgtgatccacctgcctcggcctcccgaagtgctgggattacaggcatgagccactcaacagtttttaaattgagcacctactctatCCAGGGCACTCTTCTAGGCACTAGGACTAAAATGGAAAGCAATATcgagtttttattttgtttcatttcatttcttttcttttcttttcttttcttttcttttcttttcttttctttctttctttctttctttctttctttctttctttctttctttctttctttctttctttctttctttctttcttttttttttttttgagacagtcttactctgtccttcaggctggagtgcagtggcatgatctcggatcgctgcaacctctggctcccaggttcaagcgattctcctgcctcagcctcccgagtagctgaaattacaggtgcccaccaccacgcccagctaatttttgtatttttagtagagaccaggtttcaccacatgggccaggctggtctcaaactcctgacctcaagtgatccgcctgcctcagcctctcaaagtgctgagattacaggcatgggccaccgtgtctggtctattttatttcttgtatGGTACTTGACTTCTTATGGGATGctttctacaaagaaaataaagtaggtggctgggtacagtggctcacacctgtaatcccagcactttgggaggccgagatgggagaatctcttgagcccaggagtttgagaccagcctgggcaacatagggagatcctcatttctacaaaacattaaaaaaaaatgtagctgggcttggtggcacatgcctgtagccctaactacatgggaggctgaggttggaggatcacttgtggccaagagttggaggctgcagtgagctatgattgcactccagccggggccacagagtgagacccagtctctattaaaaaataaatgaataaaacagggGATGTGACTGTGGTAGGTGAGGATGGGCCCCCCTCATCTACCACAGTCACATCTTACCTCCATTGTTCAGGGGCACTCTCTGTGGAAGGGACACTCTCTGTGgcagtgacatttgagctgagaccccTCTCCCTCTCGgctcttccttgcttccttttgctttttctcctgtGAAATCTTCCCTTCGCTTTAGTCTTTCCCCTGGAGATCCCCCTGAGCTCTGGTCTGcggcttctcttttttttttttttttttttgagaaggagtctcgctttgtcacccgggctggagtgcagtggcatgatctcagctcactgcaacctcccgcctcctgggttcaagcaattctcctgcctcagcctcccaagtagctgggattacaggcgcacaccaccacgcccggctaatttttggtatttttagtagagacggggtttcactgcattggtcaggctgttcttgaactgctgactttgtgattcacccgtcttggtgctgacctcgtgattcacctgtctcggcctcccaaagtgctgggattacaggtgtgcgccaccacacctggccagcttctctgtgtctcagccTGTGCCTCCCGAGGAGCCAGTTGCTGTCTTGTGACTGCCTGCTTCCGGCATCCGTCTCTCCTACCCAGCTGGAGCTCTGGGGACCACGTCCTATTCGCTGCTCTGTCCCTAGCTCCTAGCAGTGTCTGTTTCTCAGCAGGCGCTGCACCCATGCTTTGTTGAACAGACAAATCAATGATGAGTGACATGCTGTGTCTGGTGTGTGCTTCTgcaaaggggtgtgtgtgtgtgtgcatgtgcacgcatgtgtgtgtggttttgggTTTATGGTTGTGTATTTGGATATCCTAGAAAGCCCTTTTACAAGGATATCCGTGCATGGTGCTTGGGGCACAGAGACTGCCACGGGCTTGACTGTTCCCTACAGAGGGAGGGTCAGTGGGCGTGTGCTCCCGCCCCCCACAGGGGCAGTGCCTTCAGTCTGAGCTCTGCTTCCCTGCAGTGGAGCCACATGTTCCTGCTGATTGAGGACCAAGGTGCCCAGGGCTATGAACTGTTCTTCAAGACAAGAGAATTGAAGAAGAAGTGGATGGAGCAGTTTGAGATGGCCATGTGAGTCCTCGTCTTCCTTCCTCTTTGTCCTcagaggggcaggggctgggaaaGAGGAACGTGCTCTAGTCCCTACTCTGTCCTGACATGCCATGGGACCACTCTGAACCTCAGTCTCTTCATTTGGGAAATAAGAGGGACAGGCCGGAGGCTGTCTTCATCCTTGGAATGCGGGAGTTGTGTGCAagctcctttcctcctcctctttcctcttcctgctcttcctcttgttcttcctcctcctctccttcttcctcctctccttcctccccttcctcctcctttccttccttctcttcctcttcctcctattcctcctccaccccttcttccttctcctccctttcctcccttttttcctcttccttctcctcctcttcctcctcctccctttcctcctcttcctcctcctccttcttcccctcttcctcatcttccacttctgtctcctcctcctcctttttacATGAGGCAAAATGCCCACAACAAAAATCTAACAATTTCAAAGTGCACTATTGCATGGCACTTTGTACACtaacagtgttgtgcaaccatcacctctatCCAGTTTCAAAACCTTTTCGTCAGCCCAAAGGAGACCTCATACCCATGAAACATTCACTCCCAATTCCCCGCTCTCGCAGCCCCTGGAAACTCCTaacctgctttctctttctcccgATGTGCGTAGCAGCACGATTCAGTGTGGCCAAAGGGTGGAAACGACCCAGACATCAATCAGGGAATGAGTGGACGCACCAAATATGGTCTGTTCATACCATGGAAtggtattcagccataaaaaggaataaaatgctgatcctctttttttttttttttaattttcctctgcCAGCTCCAACATTTACCCGGAGAATGCCACCGCCAACGGGCATGACTTCCAGATGTTCTCCTTTGAGGAGACCACGTCCTGCAAGGCTTGTCAGATGCTGCTTAGGTGGGAATCTAGGAGGAAGGTCCTGCATCCTGGGCTTGGTCGTCAGTTCCTTGCTAGAGAAGCTGCCCCAGTAATTGGTTCCCTAAATTGGGAGATGGGGGCGTTCCTACTTTGATCTTCTGCTTCTCCGTCACTCTCCTGATCTAAAGAGAACCCAAGGGGGCCCTTTATGTTCTTGGCAGAATATTTGGCCATGTCTGTAAAGGTCACTCACTCTTCTTTATGTGTCCCCTGCATCTCAGAGGCACCTTCTATCAGGGCTATCGCTGCCATCGGTGCCGGGCACCTGCACACAAGGAGTGTCTGGGGAGGGTCCCTCCGTGTGGCCGACATGGGCAAGGTACgagtgggagggaggctgggaggtgaGCTTGGTTCTCTGTGGAGGATTTCCCGTTCTCACCGTTACCTTTACTCTCCCATAGATTTCCCGGGAACTATGAGGAAGGTAAGACTTTCCCACGCTCCTTCCTGTGCACTGCAAATAATGGGCAACAGTGCGGGGAGGACCCAGGGCATCCCAGAACTGGGCGTGATCCTTTGTGGGGTGAGGATGGTGATGGGGGCCTACAAGCCCCAAGGCTGGGCATCGGTAAAcgggctttctttgtctctccttCCAGGACAAACTGCATCGCAGGGCTCAGGACAAAAAGAGGAATGAGCTGGGTGAGTTGGCAGGGGGTGCTGTGTGGGGGCAGGAGGAAAATGTATCTCCATTCATGTTGACCCACGGACAGATCTCCATAATCATATTAACAGCCACattgggctgggtgcaatggctcccacctgtaatcccagcaatttgggaggccaaggcgggaggatcgcttgaagtcaggtgcatgccaccacgcctaatttttaaatttttaaaatagagatgaggtcttgctatgttgcccagtcatACTGTATAAAATAACTCATACAGTATGTGCTtattttaactaattaattaatttatttttggagatggaatctttcccccttgcccaggctggagtgcagtggtgtgatcttggctcactacaacctccacctcccaagttcaaatgattctcctgcctcagcctcctgagcagctgggactacaggcaccacgcttggctaatttttgtatttttagtagagacggtgtttcaccatgttgggcaggctggtctcgaactcttaacctcaggtgatcggcctgcttggcctcccagagtgttgggattacaggcatgagccactgtgcccaaccttaatttaaaaaaaacttaaggccaggcgcggtggctcaagcctgtaatctcagcactttgggaggccaagatgggcggatcacgaggtcaggagatcgagaccatcctggcgaacacggtgaaaccccgtctctactaaaaaaatacaaaaaactagccaggcgaggtggcaggtgcctgtagtcccagctactcgggaggctgaggcaggagatcccagctactcagaaggctgaggcaggagaatggcataaacccgggaggtggagcttgcagtgagctgagatccggccactgcactccagcctgggcgacagagcgagactctgtctcaaaacaaaaacaaaaacaaaaacaaaaaacttaaaaaaaaaatacatgtctcCTTCTGTTGTATTgaggacatttgagttgtttctagttttttactATTGCAAATAAAGCTGatacatatatgtcatatatcgtatatgtatatatataatacatcttttttaaaaaaatttttagaagcagggtcttgctctgtatcccaggctggagcgcagtggcaggaGTGTTCCACTTATATGCCATTTATatgacatataaatatataacgtaagtcaggtgtggtggctcatggctgtaatcccagcactcaaactccaaggccaggagtttgaggccagcctgggcaacataacgagaccctgtgtctacaaaaaatttttttaaattagtggggttcctgcttgaacccaggaattcaaggttgcagtgagccttgatcacgccactgcactccagcctgggcaacagagcaagatcctgtttcaaggaaataaaaaaataaatatatgaaatctATGAATGGGTATGTTTTCTTCTTATTACTTATTATGTAATTAGCAATAGTCAGTCAGCTTTCTTAGCAACAGTCAAAATTAGAAACAGCCCAAGTGTCCTTTAtacaatagaatatatatatacatat comes from Macaca fascicularis isolate 582-1 chromosome 19, T2T-MFA8v1.1 and encodes:
- the VAV1 gene encoding proto-oncogene vav isoform X4 produces the protein MKLEECSQRANNGRFTLRDLLMVPMQRVLKYHLLLQELVKHTQEAIEKENLRLALDAMRDLAQCVNEVKRDNETLRQITNFQLSIENLDQSLAHYGRPKIDGELKITSVERRSKMDRYAFLLDKALLICKRRGDSYDLKDFVNLHSFQIRDDSSGDRDNKKWSHMFLLIEDQGAQGYELFFKTRELKKKWMEQFEMAISNIYPENATANGHDFQMFSFEETTSCKACQMLLRGTFYQGYRCHRCRAPAHKECLGRVPPCGRHGQDFPGTMRKDKLHRRAQDKKRNELGLPKMEVFQEYYGLPPPPGAIGPFLRLNPGDIVELTKAEAEQNWWEGRNTSTNEIGWFPCNRVKPYIRGPPQDLSVHLWYAGPMERAGAESILANRSDGTFLVRQRVKDAAEFAISIKYNVEVKHIKIMTAEGLYRITEKKAFRGLTELVEFYQQNSLKDCFKSLDTTLQFPFKEPEKRTISKPAVGSTKYFGTAKARYDFCARDRSELSLKEGDIIKILNKKGQQGWWRGEIYGRVGWFPANYVEEDYSEYC